TCAAAGTGCAAAGTGTCAGCAGGGGATGCGCTCCCGTGACCAATGCAAGGGTGGATATCTGGCAGTGCGACAAGGACGGTTATTATTCCGGTTATGTCAACAACGGCTACCTGGGCGTGCAGAACAATGTCGGCCGTCTTTTCGGCAGAGGGCTGCAATACACCAATGCCAATGGTTTGGTACATTTCCAGTCTATCTATCCCGGATGGTACCCCGGCCGTTGCACCCACCTGCATGCACAGATATTTATCGGCACCAGCTTGTACCTGACTACGCAGATCGCCTTCCCGGACGCGATCAACGCCGCCGTATACAGCACACCGTTATATGCAGTACACGGACAGAACCCCACTACCAACTATCTCGACGGTATTATCTCCGACTCACTGGCAACTGAACTGGCTACCGTAACACCTGCTTCCGGCGGGGGATATAACCTGTATCATACGATCAACATCAGATAATTTTTTCAACCAATTTCTTACCAGTCGATTTAATTTATTTTTATGAAGACGCAGCCAGCGCAGATCACCCTGTCTTTCAGACAGGTCATAGATGCGGCTTCCACCGGGGATTTAGAGAAGAAGATATTCGAAGATTCCTATGTGGAATTCCTGATGCAGTCGCAGGCATATAATCCTGATAAGCAGTTCCGGACATTCACCGAGCTGAAAGCCCATAATCCGAAATCCAATTCGTTGCATTAT
This sequence is a window from Chitinophaga varians. Protein-coding genes within it:
- a CDS encoding intradiol ring-cleavage dioxygenase, which translates into the protein MERKNFLRSLAVTAISAPVLLEACKKDNTDPKAAAAAGAQTEAACVLTDPDMDGPYPLYNSRGSAINRVNITDNKPGLPLYIDIKVQSVSRGCAPVTNARVDIWQCDKDGYYSGYVNNGYLGVQNNVGRLFGRGLQYTNANGLVHFQSIYPGWYPGRCTHLHAQIFIGTSLYLTTQIAFPDAINAAVYSTPLYAVHGQNPTTNYLDGIISDSLATELATVTPASGGGYNLYHTINIR